From the genome of Cytobacillus firmus, one region includes:
- a CDS encoding BA3454 family stress response protein, translated as MKEITVTVDYEGLKYQTNIITNKEAGEEEIIKQAEDQIRKQLNN; from the coding sequence ATGAAAGAAATTACAGTAACTGTTGACTATGAAGGCTTAAAATATCAAACGAATATTATTACCAATAAAGAAGCCGGCGAAGAGGAAATAATAAAGCAGGCAGAAGATCAGATCAGGAAACAGCTGAATAACTAA
- a CDS encoding lactoylglutathione lyase family protein: protein MKNPYPRSFSHIGLSVPDITKAVQFYQEVLGWYVIMEPSEVIEDNSPIGQMCTDVFGPGWGSFKIAHLSTSDKVGIELFEFPNNEDPENNFEFWKTGIFHFCVQDPDVEGLVEKIVEHGGKQRMPIREYYPGEKPYRMVYCEDPFGNLLEIYSHSYELTYSQGAY from the coding sequence ATGAAGAATCCATATCCTCGTTCGTTTTCGCATATAGGACTTTCCGTGCCGGATATCACTAAAGCTGTCCAATTTTATCAGGAGGTGCTCGGCTGGTATGTCATCATGGAGCCTTCTGAGGTAATTGAAGATAACAGCCCAATCGGGCAGATGTGCACAGACGTGTTTGGTCCAGGCTGGGGAAGCTTTAAAATTGCCCACCTGTCTACTTCTGATAAAGTGGGAATTGAACTATTTGAATTTCCGAATAATGAGGATCCTGAAAATAACTTCGAGTTCTGGAAGACAGGCATTTTTCATTTTTGTGTGCAAGATCCGGATGTCGAAGGGCTTGTGGAGAAAATTGTGGAGCATGGCGGAAAACAGAGAATGCCAATTCGGGAATACTACCCTGGAGAAAAGCCGTATCGAATGGTGTACTGTGAAGATCCGTTTGGAAACCTGCTGGAAATCTATTCGCACAGTTATGAGCTCACCTATTCACAGGGCGCTTATTAA
- a CDS encoding zinc-binding dehydrogenase encodes MKALLLEGKGLWEEMKIGEAEKPKPQKGEILVSVHAAGLNPVDYKTATGGNPNWLYPHILGLDAAGIIEEIGEGVQGWKPGDKVVYHSDLTKKGNFAEYAVTTAHTVSRIPDSITFEEAAALPCAGYTAYQSLFRKLHIQKGQTILIHAGAGGVGGFAVQLAKLAGLTVITTASSQNHEYVRSLGADYPIDYKKDDFVEKTLEITGGIGVHSVLDTVGRDNATKSLKGLAFNGQLAFIAGQPDFSQAVSFAHPLSFHMVALGSAHQSNNLAEQTDLSVTGDEMLKLIQEKKISPLLEEVIALEEVPSALKRLSERAVKGKIVAKLI; translated from the coding sequence GTGAAAGCTTTATTATTAGAAGGAAAAGGCTTATGGGAAGAGATGAAAATCGGGGAAGCAGAAAAACCAAAGCCTCAAAAAGGAGAAATTCTGGTTAGTGTACATGCGGCTGGTTTGAATCCTGTGGATTATAAAACAGCGACTGGCGGCAATCCAAATTGGCTATATCCTCATATTCTGGGGCTGGACGCGGCAGGTATTATCGAAGAAATCGGCGAAGGCGTACAAGGATGGAAGCCGGGAGACAAAGTTGTTTACCATAGCGATTTAACCAAAAAGGGAAACTTTGCAGAATATGCAGTAACGACCGCACATACCGTTTCGCGCATTCCTGACTCCATAACTTTTGAAGAGGCAGCCGCTTTGCCGTGTGCCGGATATACAGCTTATCAATCGCTTTTTCGCAAGCTCCACATTCAAAAAGGACAAACCATATTAATCCATGCCGGTGCAGGCGGTGTAGGCGGATTTGCTGTTCAGCTGGCCAAACTTGCAGGTTTAACCGTTATTACAACGGCATCATCCCAAAATCATGAATATGTGAGGAGTCTTGGTGCTGATTATCCAATAGATTATAAAAAAGATGACTTTGTTGAAAAAACCCTGGAAATCACGGGAGGAATAGGTGTTCATTCCGTCCTGGATACGGTAGGCAGAGACAATGCCACTAAGTCATTGAAAGGTTTAGCATTTAATGGCCAGCTGGCTTTTATAGCAGGACAGCCTGATTTTTCACAGGCCGTTTCCTTTGCTCATCCATTATCTTTTCATATGGTTGCTCTTGGGAGTGCTCATCAATCCAATAACCTGGCTGAACAGACAGATCTCTCGGTGACGGGGGATGAGATGCTGAAATTAATCCAAGAAAAGAAGATAAGTCCGCTACTTGAAGAAGTAATTGCTCTCGAGGAAGTTCCTTCTGCTCTGAAGCGCTTATCTGAGCGGGCTGTTAAGGGGAAAATTGTGGCCAAGTTAATTTGA